The Bacillota bacterium region AGCTGTTCTGCTTTTCTTTTTTGCTTCCGGGTCAATGCGAATGTTGATGTTTGCCGTCTTCGCCAACCTCACCTCCTCGTCCCCTCGTTGTACCCGTACGCACAATAACAGCACAACGTGAAACATTCTTCTGGGGAGTGAGCGGCTTGAAGCCTATCGCACTGCAAGCAGGACCCGAGCATCCCAGCACATATACCCACAACAGAAGATGCAGCAATAACTGGAACACAAGGCCCTTAACCACCCCGATAGAGTCAGGCTGAAGCAACAGGAGTTCAAACGGGGCCGCAGCCTACGCGGTTCCCAAAAAACGGCGCATCCCATGCGGGAGCCGTGTAGCGAACGAGCAGCAAGATTCAGAAAGAAAGCGGGCAGAAAAGGCAAGTATCACGGCGCGCAACAGGAGCAAACATCCCTAAGGCGGTCATGGACCTGAGCTCAGGGACTCCGCCTGGCCTTGCCGAGACTGCCTTATGCCGGCCCATTCTGTATGGGCTCGCCCTCCACCGATCATACCACCTCACTCTGCAGTAGCACCGAATGCACTGCCCAGATTCCAGGGTTTTGATCCATGTTTTCGCATCGTCCTGAAGGAATCGGGCGGATCGCATAGAAAGATGTTCACGAAGCGGGAGAGATTTCCGCATTGCGGAACTCTGTTCAAACATGGAAGGGAGGGCCATGCGAGTGAACCATCTGAAAGGGAGCGACCTGTTGTCCACGAAGGGCCTGACGCTTGAGGACCTCCGATTCATATTCGGTACCACCACAGACCTTAAGATGGCCCAGAAACGCGGCGAGATCCAGGAGATCCTGAAGAACAAGGTGCTGGCCATGATCTTCGAGATCCCCTCGACCAGGACCAGCATATCCTTCGAGACAGCCATGACCAAGCTGGGGGGCCACGCCATCTACCTGGGTACGGACAGGTACTGGGCAGGCAAGGCCAAGGAAGAGAGCTGGCTGGATACCTGCGGCACCATTGACCGGTACGCCGATGCCCTTGCCGCCAGGGTCATGTCACATGACGACCTGGTTAAAGGGGCTGAGAAGATGCGGATCCCCGTCATCAATGCATCCAATGACTATGAACACCCCTGCCAGGCGCTGACTGATTTCCAGACCGTCCTGGAGAAGCGGGGGCGCTTTGAAGGCCTGAAGTACGTCATTACCTGGGCCTGGCGCCACTCGAATCCCCCGATCGGTCTGGTGAACTCCAGCATGCACATAGCAGCCAAGCTGGGCATGGAATTCGTCATCGCGTGCCCCGAGGGTTACGAGCCTCTAGACCAGGAGCTGGAGGCGGCGAGGGCCGAGGCGTCCAAGTACGGCTCGGAGATAAATATCGTGCATGACATGAGGGGGGCGGCCAGGGGCGCCGATTTCCTGAACATCTACAGCTGGGTATCACCCGAGGTCTTCCGGAAGGGAATAGAGACCCACTTCGCCGCACCGGCCCCCCATAATGAGTTCCCCGAGAAGTACCAGCACTGGAAGGTAACTCCCGACGTCGTGGACCTTCTTAATCCGGCGGGTCTGATCATGCACTGCATGCCTGCGGCCAGGGGCGAAGAGGTAGT contains the following coding sequences:
- a CDS encoding ornithine carbamoyltransferase (catalyzes the formation of L-citrulline from carbamoyl phosphate and L-ornithine in arginine biosynthesis and degradation), with amino-acid sequence MNHLKGSDLLSTKGLTLEDLRFIFGTTTDLKMAQKRGEIQEILKNKVLAMIFEIPSTRTSISFETAMTKLGGHAIYLGTDRYWAGKAKEESWLDTCGTIDRYADALAARVMSHDDLVKGAEKMRIPVINASNDYEHPCQALTDFQTVLEKRGRFEGLKYVITWAWRHSNPPIGLVNSSMHIAAKLGMEFVIACPEGYEPLDQELEAARAEASKYGSEINIVHDMRGAARGADFLNIYSWVSPEVFRKGIETHFAAPAPHNEFPEKYQHWKVTPDVVDLLNPAGLIMHCMPAARGEEVVDEVLDGSRSIIFDEAENRLHVQKALLALLMG